In Bacillota bacterium, the following proteins share a genomic window:
- a CDS encoding ornithine carbamoyltransferase: MAYSLKGRSLLSLEDWSRDEIAFLLEIARQVKAERRAGTVRRRFAGKSLALIFEKRSTRTRSAFE; this comes from the coding sequence ATGGCTTACAGCCTGAAGGGACGCTCGCTCCTGTCGCTCGAGGACTGGAGCCGCGACGAGATCGCCTTCCTTCTGGAGATCGCCCGGCAGGTCAAGGCCGAGCGACGGGCAGGGACGGTCCGGCGGCGGTTCGCCGGCAAGTCGCTGGCGCTGATCTTCGAGAAGCGGTCGACGCGGACGCGCTCCGCCTTCGAGA